A portion of the Campylobacter showae CSUNSWCD genome contains these proteins:
- a CDS encoding nitric-oxide reductase large subunit produces MREYKKYWWALVAVVTIAFGILGYYGVEVYREAPPVVSFADKNGKIVIEQEQIYKGQEAWQSIGGMQVGSVWGHGAYQAPDWTADWLHKELVAFMDIKAAQLYGAKFDALSTEQQANIKALTKSEYRTNTLKNGVITISDERIAAAKVVRDEYNGLFGNDPKYQKLRENYAMKNNTLAKEENREQLNDFFFWATWATATNRPNSEATYTNNWPHEPLIDNIPTQENVFWTIISVTILVAGVGLLVWFSNFYGEKDHERLAPIDADPLSRLNLTPSQKALGKYLFVALALFVFQIMIGGFVAHYTVEGQEFYGINLSEHIPYSLARTWHIQASIFWIATGFLAAGLFLAPIINGGKDPKFQKLGVDLLFYALLFLVVGSFIGEYMAIAGKMDASLSFWLGHQGYEYIELGRVWQLILFVGLVIWMALVLRGFVGGFKADGDKNLLAIFTASAIAVGLFYGAGLFYGQRSPLPVMEYWRWWVVHLWVEGFFEVFATASLAFVFASLGLVGKKFATYSTLASASLFLIGGIPGTFHHLYFAGTTTPIMAVGASFSALEVVPLVLLGAEAFHQYSLQFAQSWAKNLKWPLYCFIAVAFWNMLGAGVFGFLINPPLFLFYIQGLNTTSVHGHAALFGVYGFLALGFVWLVALYLFKGQEFNDKLMKVGFWSLNAGLMLMIVASLLPIGLYQAVAAIDVGMWYARSAEFLQMDHLQNLRWLRMIGDTIFIIGGVCFFIQILKFIAGSCGCKAKA; encoded by the coding sequence ATGCGTGAATACAAGAAGTATTGGTGGGCGCTGGTGGCTGTCGTCACCATCGCTTTCGGGATACTGGGCTACTACGGCGTAGAGGTTTACCGCGAAGCGCCGCCCGTGGTGAGTTTTGCCGATAAAAACGGCAAAATCGTAATCGAGCAAGAGCAAATTTACAAAGGCCAGGAAGCCTGGCAAAGCATCGGCGGTATGCAGGTGGGCTCGGTGTGGGGACACGGAGCGTATCAGGCGCCTGACTGGACGGCTGATTGGCTACATAAAGAGCTAGTCGCGTTTATGGATATCAAGGCCGCTCAGCTTTACGGAGCCAAATTTGACGCTCTAAGCACCGAACAGCAAGCTAACATCAAAGCTCTAACAAAAAGCGAATACCGCACGAATACGCTAAAAAACGGCGTTATAACGATCAGCGACGAGAGGATCGCCGCGGCAAAGGTAGTACGTGACGAGTATAACGGACTTTTTGGTAACGACCCAAAATACCAAAAGCTACGCGAAAACTACGCGATGAAAAACAACACGCTGGCCAAAGAGGAAAACCGCGAGCAGCTAAATGATTTCTTCTTCTGGGCGACCTGGGCTACGGCGACAAATCGCCCAAATAGCGAGGCTACATACACGAACAACTGGCCGCACGAACCGCTCATAGATAACATCCCGACGCAAGAAAACGTATTTTGGACGATTATTAGCGTTACGATTTTGGTTGCGGGCGTTGGCCTCTTAGTTTGGTTTTCAAATTTCTACGGAGAAAAAGATCACGAAAGGCTCGCTCCTATCGATGCCGATCCGCTCTCAAGGCTAAATTTGACTCCGTCTCAAAAGGCGCTTGGCAAGTACCTTTTTGTAGCGCTCGCGCTTTTTGTTTTCCAGATCATGATAGGCGGCTTTGTAGCGCACTACACGGTCGAGGGGCAGGAGTTTTACGGTATAAATTTATCCGAGCATATCCCGTACTCTTTAGCGCGCACTTGGCACATCCAGGCGAGCATTTTCTGGATCGCGACGGGCTTTTTGGCGGCTGGACTTTTCCTGGCGCCTATCATCAACGGCGGCAAGGATCCTAAATTTCAAAAACTAGGCGTGGATCTGCTATTTTACGCGCTACTTTTCCTAGTCGTGGGTAGCTTTATCGGCGAATACATGGCGATAGCGGGCAAGATGGACGCTAGCCTGAGCTTTTGGCTGGGACACCAAGGATACGAGTATATCGAGCTTGGCAGGGTTTGGCAGCTTATTTTGTTTGTCGGTCTTGTTATCTGGATGGCGCTCGTGCTTCGCGGCTTTGTGGGCGGATTTAAGGCTGATGGCGATAAAAACCTGCTAGCTATATTTACGGCTTCTGCTATCGCGGTGGGACTTTTCTACGGCGCGGGACTATTTTACGGACAAAGAAGCCCGCTACCGGTGATGGAGTACTGGCGCTGGTGGGTCGTTCACCTTTGGGTCGAGGGCTTTTTCGAGGTATTTGCGACCGCGTCGCTTGCATTCGTGTTTGCATCTTTGGGTCTAGTGGGCAAAAAATTTGCGACTTACTCAACCTTGGCAAGTGCTAGCTTGTTTTTGATCGGCGGTATCCCAGGCACCTTCCACCACCTTTATTTTGCGGGAACAACCACTCCGATCATGGCTGTGGGCGCTAGCTTTTCCGCGCTTGAGGTCGTACCTTTGGTGCTTCTTGGAGCAGAGGCGTTTCATCAGTATTCGCTTCAGTTTGCGCAAAGCTGGGCGAAAAATCTCAAATGGCCGCTTTACTGCTTTATTGCGGTGGCATTTTGGAATATGCTAGGAGCCGGCGTGTTTGGCTTCCTTATCAACCCGCCGCTATTTTTGTTCTACATCCAGGGACTAAACACCACTTCGGTGCACGGACACGCAGCGCTGTTTGGCGTTTACGGCTTTTTGGCGCTAGGTTTTGTTTGGCTCGTCGCGCTTTATCTTTTCAAAGGGCAAGAATTTAACGACAAGCTGATGAAAGTAGGCTTTTGGTCGCTAAACGCGGGACTAATGCTGATGATCGTAGCATCGCTGCTTCCGATCGGTCTTTATCAAGCGGTCGCTGCGATAGATGTGGGCATGTGGTACGCTAGAAGCGCGGAGTTCCTGCAAATGGATCACTTGCAAAATTTACGCTGGCTAAGGATGATCGGCGATACGATCTTTATCATCGGCGGCGTTTGCTTCTTTATCCAGATTCTTAAATTTATCGCGGGAAGCTGCGGCTGCAAGGCTAAAGCCTAA
- a CDS encoding DUF1523 family protein has protein sequence MQKFKKYFQISIITFLFALHALAFAAINYAFPHYDEVIITGGEVKRMDKDGFIDAQNPADGPTRDVYFIYTRELNGTKVMPYRNEDTGWGLPLYFKFNSADVQAAAQSLVGEGRAQIKYYGWRIAMFDMFRNAVSVKKLKEGETRANPIFSYIFYALTAVSFVVCAAFVRRKFKDEPSSNL, from the coding sequence ATGCAAAAATTCAAAAAATACTTTCAAATTTCCATCATTACCTTTCTGTTTGCCCTGCACGCCTTAGCGTTTGCGGCGATAAACTACGCTTTTCCGCACTACGACGAGGTGATCATCACGGGCGGCGAGGTCAAGCGCATGGACAAAGACGGCTTTATCGACGCGCAAAATCCCGCCGACGGCCCGACGCGCGACGTGTATTTTATCTACACGCGGGAGTTAAACGGCACGAAGGTGATGCCGTATCGCAACGAGGATACGGGCTGGGGCTTGCCGCTTTATTTTAAATTTAACTCCGCCGACGTCCAAGCTGCCGCGCAAAGTCTAGTGGGCGAAGGCAGGGCGCAGATCAAATACTACGGCTGGCGCATCGCGATGTTTGATATGTTTAGAAACGCCGTTTCCGTTAAAAAGCTAAAAGAGGGCGAGACCCGTGCAAATCCTATTTTTAGCTATATATTTTACGCTTTGACTGCGGTTTCGTTTGTGGTTTGCGCCGCTTTTGTTAGAAGAAAATTTAAAGACGAGCCAAGCTCAAATTTATAA
- a CDS encoding bifunctional diguanylate cyclase/phosphodiesterase — protein sequence MKHKIIFHKILFFIIVCIAFFGTIMTYKATKDLVTAYEWKGTIENMMDANSEVNFLFDKSLLEADYDAVARYTAELKDGLSKLDGSNLISFEKLALNEKTFSELENAVEKRVDLTDKFNSATTMAKLIYDEIILKFEALDGLYFNKLMPQILMFRYDLNIDLKGPRKLLNEYLKEPKLSKSDAGFLADVQKLLSCYEQVQEIYSRINSLEINKKLYNLKKGNERYIQNVLSNLRETIVLVFALFALASVFIYVSYVRARNNIRLLNRFEQAVDNSFNAITFTDLNRKVKYVNKIFEQNFGYKFEELKDKNINIIKSRLHPDEFYQDMLKTIEADQIWRADELVSKTKSGELIYEQVIFSPLFNESGDKDGYMSIKFDKTKEIAMTKELENKNKELQNEALKDKLTGLGSYFALTQRMEQGSGGMIIYININNFMDFRFFYKTKTVDAIIASFAATLQLCIDTYKMDADIYRVQFDEFCIWYCGDDAYLAVRRFIDYFKANNLYITVEGAKEFIPNIKITIGVSMPQDTPQTNRLTQAMLAHHEAKQNGETAQFYTENSHIEQQYYHNQVMSRTIENALYNDTVIVECQPIYDVSGETARVKYYEVLVRLIDENGKIRYPGEFLDIAKKISLYNDITKKVVEHVFRLVEKFTNTSFSMNLSSSDIANESIRDLIEKKLRVCSRPEHVYFEILESEGVDDYKIVNDFINKIRTYDCKISIDDFGSGYSNYYRILELDIDTIKIDGSIIKKLPYDKNARYLLQTIIDFAGRQGYNVVAEFVSSEEILAEIKKFGIKYAQGFLLGKPISPSNIEE from the coding sequence ATGAAACACAAGATAATCTTCCATAAAATTTTGTTTTTTATCATCGTTTGTATCGCATTTTTCGGTACGATTATGACATATAAGGCTACCAAGGATTTGGTAACGGCGTATGAATGGAAGGGTACTATCGAGAATATGATGGATGCCAATAGCGAGGTAAATTTTTTATTTGATAAAAGCCTCCTGGAAGCCGACTATGATGCAGTGGCGCGCTATACGGCGGAGTTGAAAGATGGTCTTAGTAAGCTTGACGGGAGTAATCTAATATCATTTGAAAAACTTGCGCTAAACGAAAAAACTTTTAGCGAATTGGAAAACGCGGTTGAAAAGAGAGTCGATCTAACGGATAAATTTAACTCCGCGACGACAATGGCGAAACTTATTTACGACGAGATAATTTTGAAATTTGAAGCTCTAGACGGACTTTATTTTAACAAACTTATGCCGCAAATTTTGATGTTTAGGTACGATTTAAACATTGACCTAAAAGGACCTAGGAAGCTTTTAAACGAGTATTTAAAAGAGCCGAAGTTGAGCAAAAGCGACGCTGGATTTTTAGCCGACGTACAAAAATTACTCAGTTGTTACGAACAAGTACAAGAAATTTATAGCCGTATAAATTCTCTTGAAATCAATAAAAAACTATATAATCTAAAAAAAGGCAATGAACGCTATATACAAAACGTATTGTCAAATTTGCGCGAGACGATAGTATTGGTGTTTGCGTTATTTGCGCTGGCGTCAGTTTTTATCTATGTATCTTACGTCAGAGCTAGAAACAATATTAGGCTACTAAATCGTTTCGAGCAAGCCGTAGATAATAGCTTTAATGCCATAACTTTTACCGATCTCAATAGAAAAGTAAAATACGTAAATAAAATTTTCGAGCAAAATTTCGGATATAAATTTGAAGAGTTAAAAGATAAAAACATAAACATTATAAAGTCTCGCCTGCACCCCGATGAATTTTATCAAGATATGCTAAAAACCATAGAAGCGGATCAAATTTGGCGAGCCGACGAACTAGTCAGTAAAACAAAAAGCGGCGAGCTAATCTATGAACAGGTAATTTTTTCTCCGCTCTTTAACGAAAGTGGCGACAAAGACGGCTATATGTCGATCAAATTTGATAAAACCAAAGAGATCGCGATGACAAAAGAGCTCGAAAACAAAAACAAAGAGCTACAAAACGAAGCGTTAAAAGACAAGTTAACGGGGCTTGGCAGCTACTTTGCTCTAACGCAAAGGATGGAGCAGGGCTCGGGCGGCATGATCATCTACATAAACATCAACAACTTTATGGATTTTCGATTTTTTTACAAAACAAAGACCGTGGACGCCATCATTGCTTCATTTGCGGCGACGCTTCAGCTTTGCATCGATACTTATAAAATGGACGCAGATATTTACAGGGTACAGTTTGACGAGTTTTGTATTTGGTATTGCGGCGATGATGCGTATTTGGCGGTGCGCAGATTTATTGATTATTTTAAGGCTAATAACCTTTATATTACAGTTGAAGGCGCAAAGGAATTTATCCCTAATATCAAAATAACCATAGGCGTTAGCATGCCTCAAGATACGCCCCAAACAAACCGCCTAACACAGGCTATGTTAGCTCACCATGAAGCTAAACAAAATGGCGAAACGGCGCAGTTTTATACTGAAAATAGTCACATCGAACAGCAGTATTATCACAACCAAGTCATGTCGCGCACCATCGAAAACGCGCTATATAACGATACCGTGATCGTCGAGTGCCAGCCGATCTACGACGTATCTGGCGAAACGGCTCGAGTCAAATACTACGAAGTGCTCGTGCGCCTTATCGACGAAAACGGCAAGATCCGCTATCCGGGCGAGTTTTTGGACATAGCAAAGAAAATTTCGCTTTATAACGATATCACCAAAAAGGTCGTCGAGCACGTATTTAGACTCGTGGAGAAATTTACAAACACGAGCTTTTCTATGAACCTTTCTAGCAGCGATATCGCAAACGAGAGCATAAGGGATCTTATAGAGAAAAAGCTACGTGTCTGCTCAAGGCCTGAGCACGTGTATTTTGAGATATTAGAGAGCGAGGGCGTGGATGATTACAAGATCGTAAATGACTTCATCAACAAGATCCGCACTTACGACTGCAAAATCTCGATCGATGATTTCGGTAGCGGCTACTCTAACTACTACCGTATCTTGGAGCTTGATATCGACACGATCAAGATCGATGGCTCGATCATCAAAAAGCTGCCGTACGACAAAAACGCTAGGTATCTACTGCAAACTATCATCGACTTTGCCGGAAGACAAGGCTATAACGTCGTGGCAGAGTTTGTAAGCTCAGAGGAAATCCTCGCCGAGATAAAGAAATTTGGCATCAAATACGCGCAAGGGTTTTTGCTGGGTAAGCCGATCTCGCCGAGCAATATCGAGGAGTAA
- a CDS encoding cytochrome-c peroxidase yields MSRAFLQIFSCVLCFFCVQAFAASHVLSPVTQLKFDEQKARLGKELFFDASISLSGTLSCEKCHNLYWDLSGTSKKNVKISADEEISPPTALNSALNFIFFKNGEIKDLAAQVERSLISENELASEPKFLVQKVNQNSVYRNKFEELYEDGVSFEGIIDALVNFEKALITPNAKFDKFISGNESVFNDEEKRGFELFKTIGCINCHSGVNLGANIYYDPKFNEDNKTARYKVPSLRNIEKTAPYLYSGEIASLKDSIKFIAKKYINYDLSDDQTLLLYKFLLTLSGEKPEILK; encoded by the coding sequence TTGTCGCGAGCGTTTTTGCAGATATTTTCGTGCGTTTTATGCTTCTTTTGCGTTCAAGCTTTCGCCGCTTCGCACGTTTTATCGCCCGTCACTCAACTAAAATTTGACGAACAAAAAGCCAGGCTAGGCAAGGAGCTGTTTTTCGATGCCTCGATAAGCCTGAGCGGAACGCTATCTTGCGAGAAATGCCATAATCTTTACTGGGACTTAAGCGGCACGAGTAAAAAAAACGTAAAAATCTCCGCCGACGAGGAAATTAGCCCGCCTACCGCGCTAAATTCGGCGTTAAATTTTATCTTTTTTAAGAACGGAGAGATAAAAGACTTAGCGGCACAAGTAGAGCGAAGTCTGATTAGTGAAAACGAGCTTGCTAGCGAGCCGAAATTTCTAGTCCAAAAGGTAAATCAAAACTCCGTTTATAGGAATAAATTTGAAGAGCTTTATGAGGATGGGGTAAGCTTTGAGGGTATCATCGATGCGCTGGTAAATTTTGAAAAAGCCCTCATCACGCCAAACGCCAAATTTGATAAATTTATCAGCGGCAACGAGAGCGTTTTTAATGACGAGGAAAAACGCGGATTTGAACTATTTAAAACCATCGGTTGCATAAACTGCCACAGCGGCGTAAATTTAGGCGCCAACATCTACTATGATCCAAAATTTAACGAAGACAATAAGACGGCGCGCTACAAAGTGCCTAGCTTACGAAATATCGAAAAAACTGCGCCTTATCTTTATAGTGGAGAGATAGCGAGCCTCAAGGATTCGATTAAATTTATTGCTAAAAAGTATATAAACTACGATTTAAGCGACGATCAGACGCTTTTACTTTATAAATTTTTGCTGACTTTAAGCGGCGAAAAACCGGAAATTTTAAAATGA
- a CDS encoding acyl-CoA thioesterase: protein MKIFYYEFTVGEDAIDVNHHANNAHYVIWMQEAANAHSNAVGDLIETNLAQNRTWMVRRHEIDYLGQLFLGDKVSVKTWTQPEKRSCSKRFYEFSKDGVLVASAVTTYVFFDLARGRPIAIPPEIAKLYED, encoded by the coding sequence ATGAAAATTTTTTACTACGAATTTACCGTGGGCGAGGATGCCATCGACGTGAACCATCACGCAAATAACGCTCACTATGTGATTTGGATGCAAGAAGCGGCCAACGCGCACTCAAACGCCGTGGGCGACCTCATCGAGACCAATCTCGCGCAAAACCGCACGTGGATGGTGCGCAGGCATGAGATAGACTATCTGGGGCAGCTATTTTTGGGCGATAAAGTGAGCGTGAAAACATGGACGCAGCCCGAAAAAAGAAGCTGCTCCAAGCGTTTTTACGAGTTTAGCAAGGACGGCGTACTGGTCGCTAGCGCGGTGACGACTTACGTGTTTTTTGATCTTGCGCGCGGTCGTCCGATCGCGATACCGCCGGAGATCGCAAAGCTTTATGAGGATTAG
- a CDS encoding Fur family transcriptional regulator — protein sequence MSENLEEKAGFEELLTKNDIKITPLRLEILHILHAAAAPLSYDEILAQIDANKTTFYRCMDLFETKGIVLKSENNRKNFYELESGAKAYFVCDVCHKMTNIDMPRLKQNHVKSVVVKGVCDECF from the coding sequence ATGAGCGAAAATTTGGAAGAAAAAGCCGGTTTTGAGGAGCTTTTAACGAAAAATGATATCAAAATCACTCCGCTTAGACTAGAGATCTTACACATTTTACACGCCGCCGCCGCACCGCTTAGCTATGATGAAATTTTAGCCCAAATCGATGCAAACAAAACCACGTTTTACCGCTGTATGGACCTTTTTGAGACTAAGGGCATCGTGCTAAAAAGCGAAAATAACCGCAAGAATTTCTACGAGCTTGAAAGCGGAGCAAAGGCGTATTTCGTCTGCGACGTCTGCCACAAGATGACCAATATCGACATGCCGCGCCTAAAACAAAATCACGTCAAAAGCGTCGTGGTTAAGGGCGTTTGCGACGAGTGTTTTTAA